A single genomic interval of Myxococcota bacterium harbors:
- a CDS encoding signal recognition particle receptor subunit alpha — translation MLETLTQGFRNARDRFRGVAELSDANVADAISDVRTSLLEADVDLGIVREFLAKVQERVRGEVVRLEAGKKSGQKLRVSPGDHFTKACYDELVALMGQGEPLEPVRDRTRAIMLLGLQGTGKTSTAAKLAKYLKSRGDRPLLVAADVRRPAAREQLRLLGEQVGVPVYSRDGDDAPAICAEALELARAEKRGSVILDTAGRLQIDDELMRELEEIQARTHPEHVTLICDAMMGREAVNVARGFAARLPIDGLILTKLDGDSRGGAALAIRAATGVPVRFVTMGEATDRLEAFRPEGLAQRVLGMGDVVGLMNDFEAVVDVEEAEKDAERMLRGKFTFDDFLTQLRTIQKMGSLTDLLAKIPGVSDMMPEGAKVDPKELRRIEAMITSMTPDERRQPELINPSRQSRIARGSGTQATDVSGLLQRFKAMREMMASLGGAGGLLGKLPGVGRVFGGGGGPAPGFDPAQLAGLGGMAPNRRAARAQKAMAKREQRKAQKKHKKRNKRR, via the coding sequence ATGCTGGAGACGCTCACCCAGGGCTTCCGCAACGCGCGCGACCGCTTCCGCGGGGTGGCCGAGCTCAGCGACGCCAACGTGGCCGACGCGATCTCCGACGTGCGGACCTCGCTGCTCGAGGCCGACGTCGACCTGGGCATCGTCCGCGAGTTCCTGGCCAAGGTGCAGGAGCGCGTGCGCGGCGAGGTGGTGCGGCTCGAGGCCGGCAAGAAGAGCGGCCAGAAGCTGCGCGTCTCCCCGGGCGATCACTTCACGAAGGCGTGCTACGACGAGCTCGTCGCGCTCATGGGCCAGGGCGAGCCGCTCGAGCCGGTGCGCGACCGGACGCGCGCGATCATGCTGCTGGGGCTCCAAGGCACGGGCAAGACCAGCACCGCGGCGAAGCTCGCGAAGTATCTGAAGTCGCGCGGCGACCGGCCGCTCCTGGTGGCGGCCGACGTGCGGCGCCCGGCCGCGCGCGAGCAGCTGCGGCTGCTCGGTGAGCAGGTCGGGGTGCCCGTCTACTCGCGCGACGGCGACGACGCGCCCGCGATCTGCGCCGAGGCGCTCGAGCTGGCGCGCGCCGAGAAACGCGGCTCGGTCATCCTCGACACCGCGGGCCGGCTGCAGATCGACGACGAGCTGATGCGCGAGCTCGAGGAGATCCAGGCCCGCACGCACCCCGAGCACGTGACACTGATCTGTGACGCCATGATGGGGCGCGAGGCCGTGAACGTGGCGCGCGGCTTCGCGGCGCGGCTGCCGATCGACGGGCTGATCCTGACCAAGCTCGACGGTGACTCGCGCGGTGGCGCGGCGCTCGCGATCCGCGCGGCCACCGGCGTGCCGGTGCGCTTCGTGACCATGGGCGAGGCCACCGACCGGCTCGAGGCATTCCGGCCCGAAGGCCTGGCGCAGCGCGTGCTGGGCATGGGCGACGTCGTGGGCCTGATGAACGACTTCGAGGCCGTGGTCGACGTCGAGGAGGCGGAGAAGGACGCCGAGCGCATGCTGCGCGGCAAGTTCACCTTCGACGACTTCCTGACTCAGCTGCGCACGATCCAGAAGATGGGCTCGCTCACGGACCTGTTGGCGAAGATCCCGGGTGTCTCGGACATGATGCCCGAGGGCGCGAAGGTCGATCCCAAAGAGCTGCGGCGCATCGAGGCCATGATCACCTCGATGACTCCCGACGAGCGCCGCCAGCCGGAGCTCATCAACCCCTCGCGCCAGAGCCGCATCGCGCGCGGCTCGGGCACCCAGGCGACCGACGTCTCGGGCCTCCTGCAGCGCTTCAAGGCCATGCGCGAGATGATGGCGTCGCTCGGCGGCGCGGGCGGGCTGCTCGGCAAGCTGCCCGGCGTGGGCCGCGTGTTCGGCGGCGGCGGCGGGCCAGCCCCCGGCTTCGACCCGGCGCAGCTCGCCGGCCTGGGGGGCATGGCGCCCAACCGGCGGGCCGCGCGCGCGCAGAAGGCCATGGCCAAGCGCGAGCAGCGCAAGGCCCAGAAGAAGCACAAGAAGCGGAACAAGCGCCGGTAG
- a CDS encoding acetyl-CoA carboxylase biotin carboxyl carrier protein subunit, translating into MSQNVEAHITGTVFKIETSVGATVREADVLVVLESMKMELPVEAPASGRVAKILVEEGQSVEEGDVLVVLD; encoded by the coding sequence TTGAGTCAGAACGTCGAGGCCCACATCACGGGCACCGTCTTCAAGATCGAGACCTCGGTCGGAGCGACGGTGCGAGAGGCGGACGTCCTCGTCGTTCTGGAATCGATGAAGATGGAGCTCCCCGTCGAGGCGCCGGCGTCCGGACGCGTCGCCAAGATCCTCGTCGAGGAGGGGCAGAGTGTGGAAGAGGGCGACGTGCTCGTCGTTCTCGATTGA